The DNA window TCATTTCCAACGGCCACGGCTCGATGCTGCTGTACGCCCTGCTGCATCTGAGCGGGTACGATCTGCCGATGGCGGAGCTGCGCCGCTTCCGGCAGCTCAATTCGAAGACGCCCGGCCATCCGGAATACGGGCTCACACCCGGTGTCGAGACGACCACCGGGCCGCTCGGCCAGGGCCTGGCCAACGCAGTCGGGATGGCGATTGCCGAGCGCGTGCTGGCGGCGCAATTCAATCGGCCCGGTGTCGAGCTCATCGACCATCGTACGTACGTGTTCTGCGGCGACGGCTGCCTGATGGAGGGCATCTCGCACGAGGCGTGTTCGCTGGCCGGCACCCTCGGCCTCGGGAAGCTCATCGGCTTCTACGACGACAATTCGATCTCGATCGATTCCGAGAAGGGCAACATCCGCAGCTGGTTCAGCGACGACACCCCGGCCCGGTTCCGGGCCTATGGCTGGAACGTGATCGGTCCGGTGGATGGGCACGATTCTGAGGCGATCGAGCGCGCGGTCCAGGCGGCGCAGGCGGTGAACGACCGCCCTTCCCTGATCGTCTGCAAGACCATCATCGCCAAGGGCGCGCCGCACAAGGCCAACACCGGCGCCGCGCATGGCGCCCCGCTCGGCGCCGACGAAGTCGCCGCCACGCGCGCGAATATCGGCTGGTCCTACCCACCGTTCGAGATCCCGGCCGACATCTATGCCGATTGGGATGCGCGCGAACGTGGCCGCAAGCTCGAGCGCGACTGGCAGCAGCAGCTGAGCCGATACGCGGACGAGTATCCCGCCGAGGCCGCGGAGCTGCGCCGGCGGTTGGCGGGCGAGTTGCCTGCTGATTGGGCGCGACGCAGCCGCGAGCTCGTGCAACAGACCATCGCCAAGCGCGAAACCGTCGCGACGCGCAAGGCCTCGCAGAACGTGCTCGAAGCCCTGTTGCCGCAGCTGCCGGAGCTGATCGGCGGATCGGCCGACCTGGCCGCATCCAATCTCACCATGGCCTCGACCTCCAAGCCGATCTCTCGCGGCGGCGGCAATTACATCTTCTACGGCGTGCGCGAGTTCGGCATGTGCGCGATCGCGAACGGCCTTGCCTTGCACGGCGGTCTCATCCCGTATGTCGGCACCTTCCTCGTTTTCTCCGACTACGCACGCAATGCGCTGCGCATGGCCGCGCTCATGCACCAACGCCTGGTGTTCGTCTTCACCCATGATTCGGTGGGGCTGGGCGAAGACGGTCCGACGCACCAACCGATCGAGCATGCGGCTACGTTGCGGCTGATACCGCGGATGGACGTGTGGCGGCCGTGCGACAGCACCGAAACGGCGGTGGCCTGGATTGCGGCGCTCGAGCGCCGCGACGGCCCGACCAGCCTGCAGTTGAGCCGCCAGAATCTCGCCTTCAACGCTCGCTCGGACGAAACCGTGCAAGCGATTGCGCGCGGCGGCTACGTGCTCGTCGATGCCGACGGCGGCAAGCCGGCCGCGATCCTGATTGCGACCGGCTCGGAGGTCGCGCTTGCCGTCGCAGCGCGTGAAAAGCTGGCCGCGGCGGGCGTCCCGGTGCGGGTCGTATCCATGCCCTCGACCAGCGTATTCGATCGGCAAGACGCGGCTTATCGTGAAACGGTGCTCTTGCGCGGCATTCCGCGACTCGCGCTGGAGGCCGGCGTGCCCGACTACTGGCGCAAGTACGTCGGACTGGAAGGCGACGTGATCGGCATCGACCGGTTCGGCGAATCGGCGCCCGGGGCCGACGTCTTCAAATTCCTCGGCTTCACGGTAGACAACGTCGTCGCGCGCACGCAGGCACTCGTTGGCGGCTGAGGTTCACGCGGGCGTGTTAGTTGCCTGGCTTCAGGCGCTGAGGCGATGGCGTTAGAATAGTTCGCAAGAACTTCTCCCCGCCTGGAGCCCGTCATGACCATTCGCGTTGCCATCAACGGCTATGGCCGCATCGGCCGAAACATCCTGCGTGCCCATTCCGAGTCGGGCAAATCGCATCCGATCGAGATCGTCGCCATCAACGACCTCGGTAGCGCCGAGACCAACGCCCACCTTACCCGCTACGACACGGTGCACGGCAAGTTCGGCGGCAAGATCGAGGTCGATGGCGATGCGATGGTGGTGAACGGCGATCGCATCAAGGTGCTCGCGGTGCGCAATCCCGCAGAGCTGCCGTGGGGCGATCTCAAGGTCGATGTCGTGCTGGAGTGCACCGGTCTTTTCACCACCAAGGAGAAAGCTGGCGCGCATCTGAAGGGCGGCGCGAAGAAGGTCATCATTTCGGCGCCCGGTGGCAAGGACGTCGATGCGACGGTGGTGTACGGCGTCAACCACAAGTCGCTCAAGGCGAGCCACACCGTCATCTCCAACGCTTCGTGCACGACCAACTGCCTGGCGCCGGTCGCCAAGGTGATGCACGAGAAGATCGGTATCGTCAACGGGCTCATGACGACGGTGCATGCGTATACCAACGATCAGGTGCTCACCGACGTCTATCACGAGGACCTGCGCCGCGCGCGCTCGGCCACGCAGTCGATGATCCCCACCAAGACGGGCGCCGCGGCTGCCGTCGGCCTGGTCCTGCCCGAGCTGAACGGCAAGCTCGACGGCTTTGCGATCCGGGTGCCGACGATCAACGTTTCGATCGTGGATCTCTCCTTCGTCGCCGCGCGCAGCACCAGCGTGGACGAGGTCAACGCGCTGATGAAAGGCGCCGCCGAAGGCGAGCTCAAGGGCGTTCTCGGCTACAGCTCGGGCCAACTGGTCTCGGTCGATTTCAATCACACGACCGAGTCGAGCCTTTTCGACGCGACACTTACCAAGGTCTCGGGCAACCTGGTGAAGTGCCTCGCCTGGTATGACAATGAATGGGGCTTCAGCAACCGGATGTTGGATACGACGGTTGCGTTGGTAAACGCGAAGTAGATCGAAGCGTCATTCCCGTGTAAACGGGAATCCGGAACAATCCGGAATCAGTGGCCCGGATTCCCGCCTGCGCGGGAATGACGGCAGTGCGCCTGCGACTTCGCACACCCGGTACACGGCGCTGCACTTTTCGGCGCCTCTGTTGTTTGCCGCTGCCAGCGCCGCCCGCGACAGCTACAATCGAACCTGGCCCGCCGCCCGGGAGCCTGTCCGCATCGATTGCCGGCGTGCGTAGCCCACCGATTGCGCGCTTCACCGCACTGCGGCGGGCGCTGCGCCCACGCGAAGGAGTGCACGACGTGAAATTCCTGCGAATGACCGACCTCGATCTCAAGGCCAGGCGGGTATTCATTCGTGTCGACTTCAACGTGCCGCAGGACGGCGCGGGCAACGTCACCGACGACACCCGCATCCGCGCTGCGCTGCCGGGAATTCGCTACGCGCTCGACGCGGGCGCAGCGGTGATGCTCACTTCGCATCTCGGCCGGCCGAAGGAAGGCGAGTTGAAGCCCGAGGATTCACTCGAGCCGGTCGCGCGGCGCCTGGCCGAACTGCTGGGGCGGCCGGTGCCTGTTCGGCGCGACTGGGTGGATGGCGTCGAAGTCGTCCCCGGTGAAGTGGTGCTGCTGGAGAACTGCCGCGTGAACGTGGGCGAGAAGAAAGACAGCGAGGCGCTCGCCCGCAAGATGGCCGCGCTGTGCGATGTCTACGTCAACGATGCTTTCGGCACCGCGCATCGTGCCGAGGCGACCACCCACGGAATCGCCAGATTCGCCAAGGTGGCGTGTGCCGGGCCGTTGATGGCCGCGGAGCTCGACGCGCTGTCGCGCGCATTAGGCAACCCGGCGCGGCCGCTACTTGCGATCGTCGCCGGCTCCAAGGTTTCGACCAAGCTCACCATTCTGGAAGCGCTCGCCGACAAAGTCGACCAGCTGATCGTCGGCGGTGGAATCGCCAACACGTTCATGGTCGCCGCCGGCCTGCCCATCGGGAAATCGCTGGCCGAGGCGGACCTGGTCGAAGCGGCGCGGACCGTGATGGCCAAAATGAAGGCGCGCGGCGCCGCGGTGCCGCTGCCCGAGGACGTCGTGGTCGCGAAACGCTTCGCCGCCGATGCCGAGCCGAGCGCCAGGGATGCGCAGGCGGTCGCGGCCGACGACATGATTCTCGACATCGGGACACGAACGGCGCAGCGCTATGCCGAGCTGATCGGCAAGGCCGGCACTGTCGTATGGAACGGTCCGGTCGGCGTGTTCGAATTCGATGCCTTCGCCGCCGGAACCCGCACGGTGGCGCAGGCGATTGCCGAGTCGAAGGCGTACTCGATCGCGGGCGGCGGCGATACGGTGGCCGCGATCGCCAAGTTCGGCATCACCGACAAGGTGTCGTACATCTCCACCGGCGGCGGCGCATTCCTCGAGTTTCTCGAGGGCAAGACCCTGCCGGCAGTCGCCATACTCGAGGCGCGCGCGCAAGCGTAGCGCCGCGCGCGTGCGCCAACTCGCGAGTCGCTGAATTCAGGGGGAGCTTTGATTCGATGCCACGCAGAACGAAGATCGTAGCCACGCTGGGACCCGCCTCGAGCGAGCCGGCTGTCTTGAGCCGCATGATCGCGGCCGGCCTGGATGTCGTGCGGCTGAATTTTTCCCACGGCACGCCGCGCGAGCACGAGAAGCGCGTGACGACGGTGCGCCAGCTCGCGCGCAAGGCCGGGCGCGCGGTCGGCGTCCTGGTCGATCTGCAAGGGCCGAAGATTCGCATCGGCCGCTTCGAGAACGACCGCATCACGCTGCACCCGGGGCACAAGTTCATTCTGGATGCGGAGTGCAAGCTCGGCGACCAAACGCGCGTGGGTCTCGACTATCCCAACCTGCCGCGCGATGTCCACAAGGGCGATACGCTGCTGCTCGACGATGGCGCCATCGTGCTCACGGTGCAGGACGTGAAAGGACCGCGCATCGTGACCAAGGTGGTGGAAGGCGGCGCGCTTTCCAACAACAAGG is part of the Betaproteobacteria bacterium genome and encodes:
- the tkt gene encoding transketolase, yielding MATRSDLCNAIRALAMDAVQQANSGHPGMPMGMAEIAEVVWRHHLRHNPANPSWINRDRFVISNGHGSMLLYALLHLSGYDLPMAELRRFRQLNSKTPGHPEYGLTPGVETTTGPLGQGLANAVGMAIAERVLAAQFNRPGVELIDHRTYVFCGDGCLMEGISHEACSLAGTLGLGKLIGFYDDNSISIDSEKGNIRSWFSDDTPARFRAYGWNVIGPVDGHDSEAIERAVQAAQAVNDRPSLIVCKTIIAKGAPHKANTGAAHGAPLGADEVAATRANIGWSYPPFEIPADIYADWDARERGRKLERDWQQQLSRYADEYPAEAAELRRRLAGELPADWARRSRELVQQTIAKRETVATRKASQNVLEALLPQLPELIGGSADLAASNLTMASTSKPISRGGGNYIFYGVREFGMCAIANGLALHGGLIPYVGTFLVFSDYARNALRMAALMHQRLVFVFTHDSVGLGEDGPTHQPIEHAATLRLIPRMDVWRPCDSTETAVAWIAALERRDGPTSLQLSRQNLAFNARSDETVQAIARGGYVLVDADGGKPAAILIATGSEVALAVAAREKLAAAGVPVRVVSMPSTSVFDRQDAAYRETVLLRGIPRLALEAGVPDYWRKYVGLEGDVIGIDRFGESAPGADVFKFLGFTVDNVVARTQALVGG
- the gap gene encoding type I glyceraldehyde-3-phosphate dehydrogenase, whose amino-acid sequence is MTIRVAINGYGRIGRNILRAHSESGKSHPIEIVAINDLGSAETNAHLTRYDTVHGKFGGKIEVDGDAMVVNGDRIKVLAVRNPAELPWGDLKVDVVLECTGLFTTKEKAGAHLKGGAKKVIISAPGGKDVDATVVYGVNHKSLKASHTVISNASCTTNCLAPVAKVMHEKIGIVNGLMTTVHAYTNDQVLTDVYHEDLRRARSATQSMIPTKTGAAAAVGLVLPELNGKLDGFAIRVPTINVSIVDLSFVAARSTSVDEVNALMKGAAEGELKGVLGYSSGQLVSVDFNHTTESSLFDATLTKVSGNLVKCLAWYDNEWGFSNRMLDTTVALVNAK
- the pgk gene encoding phosphoglycerate kinase, yielding MKFLRMTDLDLKARRVFIRVDFNVPQDGAGNVTDDTRIRAALPGIRYALDAGAAVMLTSHLGRPKEGELKPEDSLEPVARRLAELLGRPVPVRRDWVDGVEVVPGEVVLLENCRVNVGEKKDSEALARKMAALCDVYVNDAFGTAHRAEATTHGIARFAKVACAGPLMAAELDALSRALGNPARPLLAIVAGSKVSTKLTILEALADKVDQLIVGGGIANTFMVAAGLPIGKSLAEADLVEAARTVMAKMKARGAAVPLPEDVVVAKRFAADAEPSARDAQAVAADDMILDIGTRTAQRYAELIGKAGTVVWNGPVGVFEFDAFAAGTRTVAQAIAESKAYSIAGGGDTVAAIAKFGITDKVSYISTGGGAFLEFLEGKTLPAVAILEARAQA